CGTTGCGCGGATTGTTGACCCGGGCGACCACGCGCGGCACGCCGTACTCGGTCTTGGCGAGCAGCGAGACGACGAGGTTGACCTTGTCGTCGCCGGTGGCGGCGATGACCACGTGGCAGCGCTGCAGCGCCGCCTCGTCCAGCGAGGCGATCTCACAGGCGTCGGCGAGCAGCCACTCCGCCCGCGGCACCCGCTCGACGGCGATGGCGGTGGGGGTCTTGTCGATGAGCAGCACCTCGTGCCCGTTGTCCAGCAGCTCGCCCGCGATGGAGCGGCCCACCGCACCGGCACCTGCGATCGCGACTCTCACAGCACTGCTCCGTTCACGTCCCCGCGCGCCTCGGCGTGCGTCCTGGCGGCCGCGAGTGCGTCGCTCACCGTCGGTCCTCCGTCTCCGGGCCCTTCGCACAGGCCGCCTCGACCTGCTCCACCTCGTCGGTACGCATGATCACATGCACCAGGTCGCCGTCCTGGAGCACCGTCCTCGCGGTGGGCAGCACGGCCTCGCCCTGCCGGGTGAGGAAGGCGACCCGTACACCCGTCTCCTCCTGCAGCTCCGCCACCCGGCGCCCGATCCACGAGGCCGAGGTGTGCACCTCCGCCAGCTCCACCCGGCCGCTCGGGTCCCGCCACAGCGGCTCCGCGCCGGAGGGCAGCAGCCGGCGCAGCATCTGGTCGGCGGTCCAGCGGACGGTGGCGACGGTGGGGATGCCGAGCCGCTGGTAGACCTCGGCGCGGCGGGGGTCGTAGATCCGGGCGGCGACGTTCTCGACGCCGAACATCTCGCGGGCGACGCGGGCGGCGATGATGTTCGAGTTGTCGCCGGAGCTGACCGCGGCGAAGGCCCCGGCCTCCTCGATGCCGGCGTCCTTCAGGGTGTCCTGGTCGAAGCCGATGCCGGTGATGCGGCGCCCGCCGAAGCCGGGGCCGAGGCGGCGGAAGGCGGTGGGATCCCGGTCGATCACCGACACCGTGTGCCCCTGCTGCTCCAGCGTGCGCGCCAGGGTGGAGCCCACCCGGCCGCACCCCATGATCACGATGTGCACGCGGCGTCCCTTCGCCCTGTCTGGCTTTTCGGTTCAAGCTACACACCCTCTGGGCCGGGGAGCACCCCGGGTGGTGCCGGTAGACGGGTGGGGCCGTGGGGACCGCCCGTACGGTACGGGTCGGGCGGGCCGCCTAGACTGGCGCGCGCCCGGTCCGCCCGCAGCCGCAGAACCAGCCCCAGGAGTCCGCCCCGTGCCCGAAGAACAGCAGGCCCACGCCACCTCCCCGCCACTGGTGGGGGAGGAGTACGAGGTCGAGATCGGCCCGGTGGCGCACGGCGGGCACTGCGTGGCCCGTACGCCGGAGGGCCAGGTGCTCTTCGTACGCCATACGCTGCCCGGCGAACGGGTCGTCGCGCGGGTCACCGAGGGACGCGCCGGCGCACGCTTCCTGCGCGCGGACGCGGTACGGGTGCTGGAGCCGGCGAAGGACCGCATCGAGGCGCCGTGCCCCTACGCGGGACCCGGCAAGTGCGGCGGCTGCGACTTCCAGCACGTCGCCCCGGGCGCCCAGCGCCGGCTGAAGGCCGACGTACTCGCCGAGCAACTGACCCGGCTCGCGGGGCTCACCGCCGAGGACGCGGGATGGGACGGAACGGTGGAGCCGGTGCCGGGCGACAAGGTGCCGAAGGGCGAGGTGCCGGCGTGGCGCACCCGGGTGCAGTACGCGATCGACCCCGAGGATCACGCCGGCCTGCGCAAGCACCGCTCGCACGAGGTGCAGCCCGTGGACCGCTGCCTGATCGCCGCCCCCGAGGTGGAGGAACTGGGCGTGGAGAGCCGGGAGTGGCCGCAACTGGCCACGGTGGAGGCCATCGCCGCCACCGGCTCCGGCGACCGCCAGGTCGTCCTCACCCCCCGCCCGGGCGGCCGGCTCCCCCTGGTCGAACTGGACCGCCCCGTCTCCGTACTCCGCGCGGAGGAGCCCCGTACCCCGGGCGCCCCCGCGGCGATCCACCGCGTCCACGGCCGCGACTTCGTCCGCGAACGCGCCGCGGGCCGCACCTGGCGCGTCGGCGCGGGCGGCTTCTGGCAGGTGCACCCGCGGGGCGCGGACCTGCTCGTCGAGACGGTGATGACGGGCCTGATGCCGAAGAAGGGCGACATGGCCCTCGACCTCTACTGCGGCGTCGGCCTCTTCGCGGGCGCCCTCGCGGAACGCGTCGGCCCCAAGGGCGCGGTCCTCGGCATCGAGTCCGGCAAACGCGCCGCCGCGGACGCCCGCCACAACCTGGCCGACCTCGACCGCGTCCGCATCGAACAGGGCAAGGTCGACCGCGTCCTCCCCCGCACGGGCATCACGGAGGCGGACCTCGTAGTCCTGGACCCACCCCGCACCGGTGCCGGCCGCCAGGTGATCACCCAGATCACCGCCCTCCACCCCCGCCGCATCGCCTACGTCGCCTGCGACCCGGCAGCCCTGGCCCGGGACCTCTCCTACTTCACCGCCGCGGGCTACACCCCGAAGTGGACCCGGGCTTTCGACCTCTTCCCGATGACCCACCACATGGAGTGCGTGGCAGTGCTGGTGAGGGCCGAAAAGGCTTCCTGACCTGGGGTTTTCATTATGCGCACGATGTGCGTTGTGTGCGGTATGAGCGATATCTTGACGCTGAAATGACGCTCTCCGAGGTATCTTGACGCTCGTTTGACGCTCGTTGATCTTGCTTCAAATGCCCTGCTGAGCGGGATAGACAGCATTTCTGATGGGCGAGTGAGCTTGCCGCTCCAGGCTGCTGAGTCCTGCGCGGAGGACGCGCACCGCCGTCCGTTGATCTTGGTCGAAGCAGTCGAGATCCCGAGTTCTGAGAACAGAAGAGGGCCGGGGTCGGGAGGGCGATCGGACCACCTCCGCTCGCGTGGAAAGCACTGTCCGCGACCACCTGCCCACACCCGCTCGCGCGCCTCGGCGCGCGCGGCCCGGATTACGGCCAGCGCTCTCGGCCCGGCCGCAGCAAGGCCACCGATCAGGCGGGAGACGGTCGCATCGGAGGTCACCGGCCCGAAAACCACCGACTCGGCCCGCAGTGTGCCCACATCGGCCAGACGGTCTCCGCCCAGGGCCACCGCCAGCTCAAGCGTCGTCTTGCCGGGGTCGTGCACCGCCCGCGGCTTGCGTCACGGCGCGAGCGCCGCCGGTATCGCCGTGTCCAGCCAGGTCTTGCGGACCGTCTCGACAAACAACACCGCCCCGGCCTGGGAAGCTACCGCGCGGCCGTGGCTCTCGACACGAAGACGACGCGGGTACAGTCCGATACGCTTCTTCACCTGGGGAGCGCTTCTTTCTCGCAGCCAACAGGACCCTCGACAAGTCCTATCGTTGCAGGTCAGGGGCACTCCTCGTGTTTTTGATCACGTTTCGGACGGCGCATCCCGTAAAATCGCAAGGCTAGGCCAGGCTCATCGACCGGGCCATCACTGCGATGTCGACCCCAACGGGTACGTAGGCAGGGTAGTAGGCGAGTCTGCCGGGGCCGGACAGGCTGCAAGTGAGCTGGCACTCGGCGGTGATGGGTCGGCGGAGAGGGGATTCGTTCTGTGTCAGTCCCTGGCCGACCGGTTCGCGTACGTCAGATAGCGGCCAGCGGTAGCGTGACGAACTCGATCCTCCGGTACGGTGACCAGTCGCCGGTCTCGTACAGCACGCCGATGTTCTGGCCGTCGGGTAGCAGTGCCAGGTCGGAGTAGGCGGCGGGGAGGCCGGTGAGGTGGCGGGTGAGGCGCCAAGTGGCGCCGTCGTCGTCGCTTACCCAGAGCGCGAGTGCCGCCCGCTCCGATGGGTGGGAGGGGCCGGAGTAGAGCAGTCGGCCGTCGGGGAGGGTGAGCAGGCTGCCCTGGCAGTCCGGGCCGGGCAGCGTGGCCTGGGGGCGGATGTCCCGGACCAGGGACTCGCCGCGGTCGGTGGAGTAGGCGTCGCCGCGGTAGCCCACGATCGCGTCGGGAAGGCAGCGGGAGTTGATGTAGGGCCTGCCGTCCGGGAGCACGGCGCAGGCGGTTTCGTTCTCGTTCACGGACCCGTTGGGGACGGATGAGGTGTAGCCGACGGTCCAGGTCTGGCCGTTGTCGCTGTAAATGCCGTGTGCGCCGTAGTACTTGGTCTCCGCTCCGGTGTCGCTTCCGGTCGGCGAGCGGGTGTGCCAGCAGGGCACCACCATGCGGCCGCCGTCGAGTACGACGCCGTGCCCCGGGCCGGTCCCGTACCCGCGCATCCATCCGGGGCGCACCTGCGCCGAGATGTCGGCCGGCTCAGTCCACGTCTGCCCGTCATTCGTCGAACGCTGGACGTATATCCGCCGCGGCGCCGCCTCCCCGGTACGGATCATCTGCGAGGTGACGTTCGGCGGCTGCCGGCACGACAGCAGCAGGATGTCTCCCGATGCTGGCTCGACCACCACAGCCGGGTTCGCGGCGGTGTCGCCGCCGTGTGCGACGACGACCTGCTGGGGGAGCCAGTTCTTTCCGCCGTCCTCCGATCGTCGGACCACGATGTCGATGTCCCCGGTGTCGCCGGCGTCGGACACGCGGCCTTCCGCCAGGGCGAGTACGACCCCGGCCGGGGTTACCGCCAGCGCGGGGATCCGGTACGTGTGGTAGCCGCCAGTGCCGGCGGTGAAGGGCGTCGTCGTTGCCATGCGGTTGCTCCCTCGTACGCGAGAAACGCCCCGGGCCGGTCGGCACGGTGCTCCGATACCCACGCTGCCGTCCGTACGTACGACGAAGATCCGTATCACCTGGTTGTTTGCCGGACGTTCGCGACCAAGTCATCTGACATATCTACACTCCCGGCTCTCCGGCCACTCTCCGCGGCCGTGTGAGAAGCCGTTGTCGTACCGATCAAGGTGAGTGTGGGTTCGAGTGTGGCAACTCGGGCGGGTGATTTCCGGGTTTCCGGGCATGGAGGCAGGGCCTCCTGCACAGCTCGTGGGTGTCGAAGTCCATGAGCAACAGGAGGCCCTGGTGCCGCAGTCTTCCGCGTCGTTGCCTGCTGCGTCCAACTCGCCCGCCCGGCCGTGTGATTGCCTCGCGCACGTGTACGGCAACGCGGCCGATCGTGCTGGGCGTGTGCGACGCTACCCGTCGGACATGACCGACGCGGAGTGGGCGGTGGTCCGCAGCCTGCTACCGGTGCCGGGGTGGATGAACGGCAAGGGCGGCCGGCCGGAGGGCTATTGCCACCGGCAGATGATCGACGCAATCCGGTATCTCGTGGACAACGGGATCAAGTGGCGGGCGATGCCCGCGGACTTTCCCGCCTGGGACCGCGTCTACGCGTTCTTCCGCCGCTGGCGCGACCATCGCCTGATCACCGAGTTCCACGACCGACTGCGCGCCCGGGTTCGCGAAAGCGAGGGGCGGGAGAGGGAACCGACGGCCGCGATCGTCGACTCGCAGTCGGTCAAGGCAGCCGCGTCCGTCCCGGCACGCTCACGGGGCTTCGACGGGGGCAAGAAGATCAACGGCCGCAAGCGGCACCTGATCGTGGACTGCCTTGGTCTGCTGCTGATGGTGCTGGTCACCCCGGCCGACGTCACGGACCGGGACGCCGCCTGCGGCATGCTGCCCCGCCTGCTGGCCCGTCACCG
The Streptomyces sp. CNQ-509 DNA segment above includes these coding regions:
- a CDS encoding exo-alpha-sialidase, coding for MATTTPFTAGTGGYHTYRIPALAVTPAGVVLALAEGRVSDAGDTGDIDIVVRRSEDGGKNWLPQQVVVAHGGDTAANPAVVVEPASGDILLLSCRQPPNVTSQMIRTGEAAPRRIYVQRSTNDGQTWTEPADISAQVRPGWMRGYGTGPGHGVVLDGGRMVVPCWHTRSPTGSDTGAETKYYGAHGIYSDNGQTWTVGYTSSVPNGSVNENETACAVLPDGRPYINSRCLPDAIVGYRGDAYSTDRGESLVRDIRPQATLPGPDCQGSLLTLPDGRLLYSGPSHPSERAALALWVSDDDGATWRLTRHLTGLPAAYSDLALLPDGQNIGVLYETGDWSPYRRIEFVTLPLAAI
- a CDS encoding class I SAM-dependent RNA methyltransferase, which produces MPEEQQAHATSPPLVGEEYEVEIGPVAHGGHCVARTPEGQVLFVRHTLPGERVVARVTEGRAGARFLRADAVRVLEPAKDRIEAPCPYAGPGKCGGCDFQHVAPGAQRRLKADVLAEQLTRLAGLTAEDAGWDGTVEPVPGDKVPKGEVPAWRTRVQYAIDPEDHAGLRKHRSHEVQPVDRCLIAAPEVEELGVESREWPQLATVEAIAATGSGDRQVVLTPRPGGRLPLVELDRPVSVLRAEEPRTPGAPAAIHRVHGRDFVRERAAGRTWRVGAGGFWQVHPRGADLLVETVMTGLMPKKGDMALDLYCGVGLFAGALAERVGPKGAVLGIESGKRAAADARHNLADLDRVRIEQGKVDRVLPRTGITEADLVVLDPPRTGAGRQVITQITALHPRRIAYVACDPAALARDLSYFTAAGYTPKWTRAFDLFPMTHHMECVAVLVRAEKAS
- a CDS encoding TrkA family potassium uptake protein, encoding MHIVIMGCGRVGSTLARTLEQQGHTVSVIDRDPTAFRRLGPGFGGRRITGIGFDQDTLKDAGIEEAGAFAAVSSGDNSNIIAARVAREMFGVENVAARIYDPRRAEVYQRLGIPTVATVRWTADQMLRRLLPSGAEPLWRDPSGRVELAEVHTSASWIGRRVAELQEETGVRVAFLTRQGEAVLPTARTVLQDGDLVHVIMRTDEVEQVEAACAKGPETEDRR
- a CDS encoding IS5 family transposase — encoded protein: MTDAEWAVVRSLLPVPGWMNGKGGRPEGYCHRQMIDAIRYLVDNGIKWRAMPADFPAWDRVYAFFRRWRDHRLITEFHDRLRARVRESEGREREPTAAIVDSQSVKAAASVPARSRGFDGGKKINGRKRHLIVDCLGLLLMVLVTPADVTDRDAACGMLPRLLARHRKIRLVWADGGYAGRLVDWARNRLRLTLEIVKRSDDTRGFVVLPRRWCVERTLGWLMRSRRLTRDYETRPATSEAVVHWSMAMLMGRRIARHRT